The Polaromonas sp. SP1 DNA window CCTTTTTGCAGCACGTTGACCACGGTGTTGGCTTCCTGCTCGGCGGGCACCATACTGATGGCCTGGTGCTGGGTAGGGTCGAACCTGGTGCCGGGAGCCGGGTCGATGGCGACCACCTTGTTGCGTTCGAGCGCGCTTTTGAGCTGCTTGAGCGTGGCTTCGGCGCCTTCGCGGATCTGCTCGGGCGTGACGTCCTTGATCGCCAGGCCGGCTTCCAGGCTGTCTGCCACAGGCAGCAGGCTTTCGGCAAAGCTTTCCAGGGCGTACTTGCGGGCCTTGGCGACTTCTTCGTCCGCGCGGCGGCGGGCGTTTTCGGTCTCTGCCTTGGCGCGCAGGTAGCTGTCGGCCAGCTCGGTGTTTTTGGCCTGCAGCGTGGCGACCTCGGCCTGCGCGACGGTCAGCGCGTCAAACTCATTGGCCGCCTGCGCCGCTTCGAGTTCTTCCGGGCTGGGCTCACCGCTAAGTGGTTGATTTTGTTCGGGTTGTGTATTGTCAGACATGGCTCGGAGACAGAGTTGAAGAGGTTGAAGCTGGTAATGGACCCAGCTTGGGGTGGCAAAGCCCTTTTCAAGACAAGGGCTTCAATTTTGGTTACGGGGTGACGAAATAGTGGCTGCGGTGCTGGCATCGGCAGCCGGAAGGGCTCATGAATCGCGGGTGGCCCAATCTTCGGCCCACTGGTGCAGCGGCTTGAGCTTGTGCAGCAAGCCGCTTCCGGTGGGTGTCAGGACATAACCGCCGTCCCCCAGCTCGACCAGTCGGGATTCGCGCAGCTCCTTGAGCCGGTCGTTCATGACCGAAGGCGACATGTTTCCGGCGCTTGCCCCAAGTTGCCGGAAATTTTGCGCCTGCCCGTCACGCAACTCCCACAGCAGCCGCAGTGTGCCGCGCCGACCCAGCAGGTCCAGCAGCGCCATCACCGGCCGGCCTGTGGCTGAGCCACGAACCGGTTTGCCGGGAAGGGGAAGCGTTGAAGTCATCCCCGGGATTGTAGGGGCTGGGGCTGTCGTGTTTGCGACGGTTGCTACGGAATGCGTAGCGATATAGTGGCTTGTCGCTACGAAATCCGTAGCGACGGGGCTTGTTTCCCCGTTCCAGATTCAACAGGACGCTTTCATGACAAACGCCAATACCTATATAGATAGCCATGCCGGCCCCCGCATTGCGCCGCTGCGGCCGCCCTACACCCCTGAGCAGGACGCGCTGCTCAAAAAGATCACGCCGCCTGCCGCGCCCGAGGTGCTGGCGCTGTTCCGGGTGCTGGCCGTCAACCCGAAGCTGCTTGAACGCATGCCGGGCTGGGGCGGCTATTTGCTCGGCTCAGCGGCCAGCCTGCCGCTGCGCGACCGCGAGGTGGTCATCAACCGCGTGTGCGCACGTTGCGGCGCTGAATATGAATGGGGCGTGCATGTGGCCGCGTTCGGCCAGGCGGCCGGGTTCACCGATGCCGACAACGCCGCGATCGCCGATCCCCTGTCAGGCGGCCAGGGCCTGGCCCATCGTGACGGCCTGTTACTGCGCCTGGCCGATGAGCTGCACGACAGCAGCACCGTCAGCGATGCGCTGTGGCAGGAGCTCGCCGCGGTGTGGACGGAGCCGCAACTGATCGAGCTCCTGATGCTGGCCGGCTGGTACCACGCGATCAGCTATGTGTGCAATGCGGCCAGGGTTCCGCTGGAGCGCTGGGCTGCGCGCTGGCCGCAGGCGGGAAATCGGTCTGCTATCTAATTGATAGCGTATAGCCTAGACAGCGTATGGGCTGGAGGCCGAAAAGGCTTGAATTTCTGCGGTTCAGGCCGAGGCCAGTTTTTGCATGCGCGTCATCAGTTCACGCTTGTTGTCGCGGCTGCGGTGGGCGTGCTCACGCATCAGCGCCTCGGCGCGAGCGCCTTCGCCTGCCGCCAGCGCGGCCAGCACGTCTTCGTGGTCACTTTGTGCGCGCTGGATGAAGCTGAACTCCAGCAGCGGCAGCGTTCCGTTGAGGCTTAAGGCGCCTGCGCCGGCCATCGGTGTTTTGCTCACATGCGCCAAGGCCGAGACGAGCGTGCTGTTGCCCGCGGCCTGCACCAGCGCGGCGTGAAAGCGCGCGTTCATGGGCACCCAGCGCGCTGCGTCGATCACATGGCCCGAGGCCTGGGCTTTTTCCAGCAGCAGGCGGCCTTCGTCAATGCAGGCCTGCAGCTCGGCCTGGGTTTCGGGGCTGATGCCGCGCTCGGCGGCCTGCCGCGCCGCCATGCCCTCCAGCACCCCGCGCACGTCGACCGCATTGGTGATCTCGTCGACGCTGAACTGCCGCACCCGAAAGCCGCGCGTCGGCAGCCGTTCCAGCAGGCCTTCTTTTTCCAGCTCACCCAGTGCGATGCGGATGGGCGTGCGCGACACCGCCAGTTGGGCGGAAAGTTCGAGCTCCACCATGCGCTCGCCGGGCGCGACCTGGCCGCTCAGGATTCTTCGCCGCAACTCCTGCGTGGTGTAGTCGATCTGGGAGGACATGGGGGAGGGGTTTTAATAGAGCTCGAAGCAAACAGCTTGAATTATTGCATGCAATATATGGCAATATCAGGGTTTACAAGGTAATTGTGCGGGCGATTGCGCGCAATAATGTAAGATGACTAAGCATTTAGCCGGCGGCGTATCGGCGAAATGCGCCAGGCTTGAACCCCTTTTCACAGGATCCCACAGGATTTCACAGGAGACACGATGACTTCGCCCCGTTCCCATTCCCGGCGCCTGCTGGCCGGCACCGCCGCCCTGGCGCTCATGACGCTGCTGGCCCCCGCCGCCCAGGCCCAGGCCCCTGCGGCCTATCCCAACAAACCGGTCAAGCTGATTGTTCCGTTTCCGGCCGGCGGTGGCGGCGACACCCTGGCGCGGCTGGTCATGCTGCGCGCGGCCAAAGAACTGGGCCAGCCCATCGTGGTGGAAAACCTGGG harbors:
- the grpE gene encoding nucleotide exchange factor GrpE, translating into MSDNTQPEQNQPLSGEPSPEELEAAQAANEFDALTVAQAEVATLQAKNTELADSYLRAKAETENARRRADEEVAKARKYALESFAESLLPVADSLEAGLAIKDVTPEQIREGAEATLKQLKSALERNKVVAIDPAPGTRFDPTQHQAISMVPAEQEANTVVNVLQKGYLIAERVLRPALVTVAAPK
- a CDS encoding carboxymuconolactone decarboxylase family protein, with protein sequence MTNANTYIDSHAGPRIAPLRPPYTPEQDALLKKITPPAAPEVLALFRVLAVNPKLLERMPGWGGYLLGSAASLPLRDREVVINRVCARCGAEYEWGVHVAAFGQAAGFTDADNAAIADPLSGGQGLAHRDGLLLRLADELHDSSTVSDALWQELAAVWTEPQLIELLMLAGWYHAISYVCNAARVPLERWAARWPQAGNRSAI
- a CDS encoding GntR family transcriptional regulator, which encodes MSSQIDYTTQELRRRILSGQVAPGERMVELELSAQLAVSRTPIRIALGELEKEGLLERLPTRGFRVRQFSVDEITNAVDVRGVLEGMAARQAAERGISPETQAELQACIDEGRLLLEKAQASGHVIDAARWVPMNARFHAALVQAAGNSTLVSALAHVSKTPMAGAGALSLNGTLPLLEFSFIQRAQSDHEDVLAALAAGEGARAEALMREHAHRSRDNKRELMTRMQKLASA
- a CDS encoding helix-turn-helix domain-containing protein, with the translated sequence MTSTLPLPGKPVRGSATGRPVMALLDLLGRRGTLRLLWELRDGQAQNFRQLGASAGNMSPSVMNDRLKELRESRLVELGDGGYVLTPTGSGLLHKLKPLHQWAEDWATRDS